The proteins below are encoded in one region of Spirochaeta isovalerica:
- a CDS encoding HPr family phosphocarrier protein: MVQETIVISNPTGLHTRPAKQVVSEAKKFESDITIKFGEKEANVKSLLKLMKLGISQNHSIDIVCDGADEADALAHMKNFILNLEG, translated from the coding sequence ATGGTTCAGGAAACAATTGTTATCAGCAATCCCACGGGACTGCATACAAGACCGGCGAAACAAGTCGTATCGGAAGCGAAAAAATTTGAAAGTGATATTACTATCAAATTCGGAGAGAAGGAAGCCAATGTGAAAAGCCTTCTCAAACTGATGAAACTGGGGATCAGCCAGAATCACAGTATCGATATTGTCTGCGATGGTGCTGATGAAGCGGACGCCCTCGCCCATATGAAGAATTTTATTCTCAATCTGGAGGGCTGA